The proteins below come from a single Geobacillus thermoleovorans genomic window:
- a CDS encoding alpha-mannosidase: MFLTEEKLEARINELSEHRYREAILIPKFRFLVDEKGEVGARSPETKEWKEIRLGDYWSGRDVYAWLQADIDIPEQWKGKEIVGLFDFGKTGEGNNSGFESLLYLNGSPYQGVDSNHMEVFFPKGSAGAKISLTFRLWSGLEGGGIPKSQEHKIKRAEVAWLDEVTDDLFFTGKAILGTVKVLGQHSPERQLLLSLLDRAFRQIDWSKPKSDSFYNSVAIALEMLKDELKRMEKKHPVTIRCIGHTHIDVAWLWRLKHTREKAARSFSTVLRLMEKYPEYIFLQTQPQLYEYIKSDYPEIFEQIRKRVAEGRWEAGGAMWLEADCNIPSGESLVRQILMGTRFLRKEFGVECKYLWLPDVFGYNWALPQILKKSGIHAFMTTKISWNQYNRMPHDTFIWRGIDGSEILTHFITTPEPNKNWWFYTYNGVITPETVQGIWEAYRDKAINQELLLSYGYGDGGGGVNREMLEMRRRLNDIPGLPNVETGRADEFFERLNEKIRNTDQYVHVWDGELYLEYHRGTYTSQAYNKRMNRKMELLYRETEWMGIVSATLNSDWSRYPFERLNEGWKIILRNQFHDIIPGSSIREVYEDSREEYEKAEKYALSAWKNLSESIIVEKKGDTVIVFNSSPWVRTDLVRIPATTKTKKGIWKDVSGRELKAERVGDNWVILVEDVPPLGFSTIRFYDVEADNTLVQTNMFHVGSSEVISPYYKIKWNDKGQIISIYDLQAKREVLDDGKCGNVLQVFEDKPLRFDAWDIDIFYQEKKREVEDLQHVSIKEITSLYAVIHFEWKYMDSIIKQDMILYTHSRRIDFKTEVDWKEQNQLLKVAFPVKIRSTLATYDIQFGNVKRPTHWNTSWDYAKFETVAHQWADLSETGYGVSLLNDCKYGYDIKDNVIRLSLIKSATYPDYQQDQGYHIFTYSLLPHQGDWVEGNTVKEAWYLNNPLTYAVGEPIRKKYSLFGTNTDNIMVDVVKRAEDSNRIVLRLHEFTGRRNKVYITSDLPIFAWQECDLMEREVGEGTISEKLEFDINPYEIKTFLIDLK; the protein is encoded by the coding sequence ATGTTTTTAACTGAAGAAAAATTGGAAGCTCGTATTAATGAGTTGTCGGAGCATCGCTATCGCGAGGCGATTTTGATTCCTAAGTTTCGTTTTTTGGTGGACGAAAAAGGGGAGGTAGGTGCCCGTTCGCCGGAAACAAAAGAATGGAAGGAAATTAGGCTAGGCGATTATTGGAGTGGAAGAGATGTCTATGCCTGGCTTCAAGCTGATATTGATATTCCGGAACAATGGAAGGGAAAGGAGATAGTAGGTCTATTTGATTTTGGCAAAACCGGCGAGGGAAATAACTCAGGATTCGAGTCACTTTTATACTTAAACGGTTCTCCATATCAAGGCGTAGATTCCAATCATATGGAAGTGTTTTTTCCAAAAGGTTCGGCTGGCGCTAAAATAAGTTTAACGTTTCGCCTATGGTCTGGGCTTGAAGGAGGGGGGATTCCGAAATCGCAGGAACATAAGATAAAACGGGCAGAGGTAGCTTGGCTTGATGAGGTTACTGATGATTTGTTTTTCACCGGAAAAGCTATTCTTGGAACGGTGAAAGTTCTCGGTCAGCACTCTCCTGAGCGTCAATTGCTTCTTTCATTGTTGGATCGTGCATTTCGGCAAATTGATTGGTCCAAACCGAAGTCGGATTCATTCTACAATTCCGTTGCCATAGCCCTTGAAATGCTTAAAGATGAATTAAAGAGAATGGAGAAAAAACATCCGGTAACCATTCGTTGTATTGGGCATACACACATCGACGTTGCCTGGCTTTGGCGCCTTAAGCATACAAGGGAAAAGGCTGCGAGATCATTTTCTACAGTGCTTCGACTAATGGAGAAATACCCAGAGTACATTTTTTTGCAAACCCAGCCTCAGCTATATGAATATATTAAATCGGATTATCCTGAAATATTCGAGCAAATTCGGAAGCGGGTTGCGGAAGGGCGTTGGGAAGCGGGAGGAGCGATGTGGCTAGAAGCGGATTGTAACATTCCCTCCGGGGAATCATTGGTACGACAAATACTTATGGGAACTCGTTTTTTGCGTAAGGAGTTCGGTGTAGAGTGCAAGTATTTATGGCTTCCGGATGTGTTTGGATATAACTGGGCCTTGCCGCAGATTCTTAAAAAATCCGGGATTCATGCGTTTATGACGACGAAAATCAGCTGGAACCAATATAATCGAATGCCTCATGATACATTTATATGGAGAGGAATTGATGGAAGTGAGATACTTACACACTTTATTACAACTCCTGAGCCCAACAAAAACTGGTGGTTTTACACTTATAACGGGGTAATTACACCTGAGACGGTGCAGGGGATTTGGGAGGCATATAGAGATAAGGCAATTAATCAAGAGTTGCTTTTATCGTATGGTTACGGAGATGGCGGGGGAGGGGTAAATAGAGAAATGTTGGAGATGCGCCGCCGCCTAAACGATATCCCTGGATTGCCGAATGTAGAAACTGGTAGAGCAGATGAATTTTTTGAACGGTTAAACGAAAAAATTAGAAATACGGATCAATATGTACATGTATGGGATGGAGAACTTTATCTTGAGTATCACCGCGGAACCTATACGAGCCAGGCTTACAATAAGAGAATGAATCGAAAGATGGAACTTCTGTACCGTGAGACGGAATGGATGGGAATTGTATCGGCGACGTTAAATTCCGATTGGTCCCGTTATCCTTTTGAACGGTTAAATGAAGGATGGAAAATAATTTTACGCAATCAGTTCCACGATATTATTCCTGGTTCCTCTATTCGTGAAGTCTATGAGGATAGTAGAGAGGAATATGAGAAAGCTGAAAAGTATGCATTAAGTGCTTGGAAAAACCTAAGCGAGAGCATTATAGTCGAGAAGAAAGGGGATACAGTTATAGTGTTCAACTCCTCTCCTTGGGTAAGGACAGATTTAGTCCGAATTCCGGCAACTACAAAAACCAAAAAAGGGATATGGAAGGATGTATCAGGGAGAGAGTTAAAGGCAGAAAGAGTTGGTGACAATTGGGTTATATTAGTAGAAGATGTCCCGCCTCTAGGATTCAGTACAATTCGGTTTTATGATGTAGAAGCGGATAATACTTTGGTTCAAACTAATATGTTCCATGTAGGTTCTTCTGAAGTTATTTCACCGTACTACAAAATTAAATGGAATGATAAAGGGCAAATTATCTCCATTTATGATCTTCAGGCCAAACGGGAGGTCTTAGATGACGGGAAATGTGGGAATGTATTACAAGTGTTTGAGGATAAACCTCTACGCTTTGATGCTTGGGATATTGATATATTTTACCAAGAGAAAAAGCGAGAGGTAGAGGATTTACAACATGTAAGCATAAAGGAAATAACATCGCTTTATGCGGTTATCCATTTTGAGTGGAAGTATATGGACTCCATTATCAAACAAGATATGATTCTGTATACACATAGCAGAAGAATAGATTTTAAGACAGAGGTGGACTGGAAAGAACAGAACCAGCTGTTAAAGGTGGCGTTCCCTGTTAAGATCCGTTCTACATTAGCGACCTATGATATCCAATTTGGTAATGTGAAAAGACCTACACATTGGAACACAAGTTGGGATTACGCGAAGTTTGAAACAGTTGCGCATCAATGGGCTGATTTATCAGAAACAGGATATGGGGTTAGTTTATTGAATGACTGCAAATATGGCTATGATATTAAAGATAATGTGATAAGACTATCACTGATTAAATCTGCCACCTATCCAGACTATCAACAAGATCAAGGGTATCACATTTTTACTTACTCCTTACTTCCGCATCAAGGAGACTGGGTAGAAGGCAATACGGTAAAAGAAGCATGGTATCTAAATAATCCTTTAACTTACGCCGTAGGAGAGCCGATTAGAAAAAAATATTCATTGTTTGGTACCAATACTGACAACATTATGGTAGATGTTGTAAAAAGAGCTGAGGATTCCAATCGGATTGTTCTTCGATTACATGAATTTACAGGCAGAAGAAACAAAGTGTATATAACAAGCGATTTGCCCATCTTCGCTTGGCAAGAGTGTGATCTTATGGAAAGGGAGGTAGGGGAAGGAACGATAAGTGAGAAATTGGAATTTGATATAAATCCATATGAAATCAAGACGTTTCTCATAGATCTCAAATAG
- a CDS encoding DUF6431 domain-containing protein gives MIRFHDFQVDVQTYAQRGKQNDFPLLKRCPHCQAKRPLYRHGYYERNAVTSHQSYRIWIARYRCPECRRTVAVLPSFLLPYFQYTLPTIWRVVKERLGLTPKRGMEEAPLLPTDEGVLFYVRRLFRNLNHLHWFFAERWRKIGPAIAQARERALWWIQTMEEIGLFFVIQEIWEHRSTHLFARTFSS, from the coding sequence GTGATTCGGTTTCATGACTTTCAGGTCGATGTCCAGACATATGCCCAGCGGGGAAAACAAAACGACTTTCCCCTTCTTAAGCGGTGCCCTCATTGCCAGGCAAAACGACCTCTTTATCGCCATGGGTACTACGAACGAAATGCCGTGACGTCGCATCAGTCTTATCGCATTTGGATCGCTCGGTATCGCTGCCCGGAGTGCAGGAGGACGGTGGCCGTGTTGCCTTCATTTCTTCTCCCCTATTTTCAGTATACGTTGCCCACCATATGGAGAGTGGTGAAAGAACGGTTGGGCCTGACTCCGAAACGGGGGATGGAGGAGGCTCCACTCCTTCCTACGGATGAAGGGGTTTTATTTTATGTCCGACGTTTATTCCGAAATTTGAACCACCTTCATTGGTTTTTTGCGGAGCGCTGGAGAAAAATTGGTCCTGCCATCGCCCAAGCGAGAGAACGAGCCCTATGGTGGATCCAGACGATGGAGGAGATCGGCCTCTTTTTCGTCATCCAAGAGATATGGGAGCACCGATCGACGCATCTTTTTGCACGTACATTCAGTTCCTGA
- a CDS encoding IS481 family transposase codes for MNESMRQEIALFRYGLIAPLVNGQVDPKTYLKEVAERIHQVPHHGEKRIAAKTILDWCTQYKKGGFEALKPKRRSDRGHSRRLSPEEEDHILALRKKHPHMPVTVFYQHLIEQGEIQSISYFTIYRLLKKYNLVGKEILPIPERKRFAYDQVNELWQGDLSHGPLIRVNGKTQKTFLIAYIDDCSRVVPYAQFFSSEKFDGLRIVTKEALLRYGKPKRIYSDNGKIYRAEPLQYACAELGITLIHTQPYDPQSKGKIERFFRTVQTRFYPLLEMNSPKSLEELNERFWKWLEEDYHRKPHASLNGKTPHEVFQSQVHLVSFVEDSDWLDSIFLKREYRKVKADGTVTLNKQLYEVPPRFIGQSIELRYDEQGVYVYEDGQRVAEAVLVRFEDNAYVKRHRSPFATVPVEGGENDV; via the coding sequence ATGAATGAGTCGATGAGACAGGAGATCGCTTTATTTCGGTATGGATTGATCGCTCCATTGGTGAATGGACAAGTCGATCCAAAAACGTACTTGAAGGAAGTAGCGGAACGGATCCATCAAGTTCCCCACCATGGAGAGAAACGCATCGCCGCCAAAACGATCCTCGACTGGTGCACGCAGTACAAAAAAGGGGGCTTTGAGGCGCTGAAGCCGAAACGACGGTCGGACCGTGGCCATTCCCGGAGGCTGTCACCTGAAGAAGAGGATCACATTTTAGCCCTGAGAAAAAAACACCCCCACATGCCCGTGACGGTGTTTTACCAACACCTTATCGAGCAGGGGGAAATCCAATCCATCTCTTATTTCACTATATACCGACTTTTAAAAAAATACAACCTCGTGGGGAAAGAAATTTTACCGATTCCTGAACGAAAACGATTCGCGTACGATCAGGTCAATGAGCTCTGGCAAGGTGATTTGTCCCATGGCCCGTTGATTCGCGTGAATGGCAAAACGCAAAAAACGTTTTTGATTGCCTATATCGATGACTGCTCTCGGGTCGTGCCGTACGCTCAGTTTTTCTCTTCCGAGAAATTTGACGGGTTGCGGATCGTAACCAAGGAAGCGCTGCTTCGATACGGAAAGCCGAAGCGAATTTACTCGGATAACGGCAAGATTTATCGGGCGGAACCCTTGCAGTACGCCTGCGCGGAGTTAGGGATCACCTTGATCCATACCCAGCCGTACGATCCGCAAAGCAAAGGGAAAATCGAACGATTTTTCCGCACCGTACAGACGCGGTTTTACCCGTTGCTCGAAATGAATTCACCGAAGTCGCTCGAAGAGCTAAACGAGCGATTTTGGAAGTGGTTGGAGGAAGATTACCATCGAAAACCGCATGCCTCGTTGAACGGGAAGACGCCACATGAAGTGTTTCAATCGCAAGTCCATTTGGTGTCGTTCGTCGAGGATTCGGATTGGCTCGACTCGATCTTTTTGAAACGCGAATACCGTAAAGTGAAGGCCGATGGTACGGTCACGTTGAACAAGCAGCTGTATGAAGTTCCGCCCCGGTTCATCGGACAATCGATCGAACTCCGTTATGATGAACAAGGCGTGTATGTGTACGAAGACGGTCAACGGGTCGCCGAAGCGGTCCTTGTTCGCTTCGAGGACAATGCCTATGTGAAACGCCATCGGTCACCGTTTGCGACGGTTCCGGTAGAGGGAGGCGAAAACGATGTATAA